From a single Ruegeria sp. HKCCD4315 genomic region:
- a CDS encoding sodium:alanine symporter family protein encodes MEALTSITGAINGVVWGPWMLALILGVGFFLQVGLKFMPILRIGTGFSLLFKGREGQGEGQISPFNALMTSLSATIGTGNIAGVATAVFLGGPGALFWMWMTALVGMATKYAEAVCAVKYREKDELGNYVGGPMYYIKNGLGAKWAWLGVAFALFGGIAAFGIGNGVQANGVAQVLETNFGINESITGIVLMILTAAVILGGITRIGAVAGKLVPFMAIAYIVAGLLVLLINIGSIGAALSDVFTYAFTPWAAKGGAAGAAVWLAIRFGVARGVFSNEAGLGSAPIAHAAAETKGPVNQGLIAMLGTFIDTIIVCSITGLAIIASGALDASVADFVANGETEGYKAISGAALTSLAFETTLPGIGGYLIAIALSIFAFTTILGWSFYGEKCVEFLLGVKSLLPYRILWIVAIYFGATADLGFVWLLADTLNAMMAIPNLIALALLSPIVFKLTKEFFASNGQSEEPGGKAAE; translated from the coding sequence ATGGAAGCGTTAACTTCAATCACAGGGGCCATTAATGGCGTCGTATGGGGGCCGTGGATGCTGGCGCTCATCCTTGGCGTCGGCTTCTTCCTACAGGTGGGCCTGAAATTCATGCCTATCCTGCGCATTGGCACGGGCTTCAGCCTGCTGTTCAAAGGGCGGGAAGGTCAGGGCGAAGGGCAGATTAGCCCGTTCAACGCGCTGATGACCTCGCTGTCGGCGACCATCGGTACAGGTAACATTGCCGGTGTGGCCACTGCTGTCTTCCTGGGCGGTCCGGGCGCCTTGTTCTGGATGTGGATGACCGCCCTGGTGGGCATGGCCACCAAATATGCCGAAGCTGTCTGCGCGGTGAAATATCGCGAAAAAGACGAGCTGGGCAACTATGTCGGCGGCCCGATGTACTACATCAAAAATGGTCTGGGCGCGAAATGGGCCTGGTTGGGCGTTGCCTTCGCTCTGTTCGGCGGCATTGCGGCCTTCGGCATCGGCAATGGCGTTCAAGCCAACGGTGTTGCACAGGTTCTGGAAACAAACTTCGGCATCAATGAATCGATCACAGGCATTGTGCTGATGATCCTGACCGCCGCCGTTATTTTGGGTGGTATCACTCGCATCGGTGCTGTTGCAGGTAAACTGGTTCCGTTTATGGCCATTGCCTACATCGTTGCGGGCCTGCTGGTTCTGCTGATCAACATCGGTTCAATCGGCGCAGCGCTGAGCGATGTGTTCACTTATGCGTTCACGCCTTGGGCTGCCAAGGGCGGCGCAGCTGGTGCAGCAGTGTGGCTTGCCATCCGCTTTGGTGTGGCGCGCGGTGTCTTCTCGAACGAAGCTGGTCTGGGTTCTGCCCCGATCGCCCATGCCGCAGCCGAGACCAAGGGACCTGTAAATCAGGGCCTGATCGCGATGCTGGGCACATTCATCGACACCATCATCGTGTGCTCGATCACGGGTCTGGCGATCATCGCTTCGGGCGCGTTGGATGCGTCGGTTGCGGATTTCGTGGCCAATGGTGAAACCGAAGGATACAAAGCGATTTCCGGCGCAGCTCTGACGTCGCTGGCCTTTGAAACCACTCTGCCGGGTATCGGTGGGTATCTGATTGCAATCGCTCTGTCGATCTTTGCATTCACAACCATCCTGGGCTGGTCCTTCTATGGCGAGAAATGCGTTGAGTTTCTGCTGGGTGTTAAATCCCTGCTGCCATACCGCATCCTGTGGATCGTCGCGATCTACTTCGGCGCAACAGCAGATCTGGGCTTTGTCTGGCTGCTGGCAGATACGCTGAACGCTATGATGGCTATCCCGAACTTGATCGCTCTGGCCTTGCTGAGCCCAATCGTCTTCAAGCTGACGAAAGAGTTCTTCGCCTCGAACGGTCAATCGGAAGAGCCCGGCGGAAAAGCTGCCGAATAA
- a CDS encoding universal stress protein, translating to MATKILLPIDHTDERSWKNALPLALEQAKFYGAELHAVAVIPEIIQLPNLPANYGAGAKDHVRNAVQAILDHGNASDVHVHIEEGSVYREILKLAYKDGFDLIIMASTKGDFPNYEIGPNLARVVRNAHCTVTVVRDQSR from the coding sequence ATGGCCACGAAAATCCTGCTGCCCATTGATCACACCGACGAACGCTCGTGGAAGAACGCCCTGCCGCTCGCGCTGGAACAGGCCAAGTTCTACGGTGCCGAACTGCACGCCGTAGCCGTCATCCCCGAGATCATTCAGCTGCCGAACCTGCCTGCTAACTACGGCGCTGGCGCGAAAGATCACGTTCGCAACGCGGTTCAGGCCATTCTGGATCACGGCAATGCGTCCGACGTGCACGTCCATATCGAAGAAGGCAGTGTTTACCGCGAAATCCTGAAACTCGCTTACAAGGATGGCTTTGATCTGATCATCATGGCCTCGACCAAAGGCGATTTCCCGAACTACGAGATCGGCCCGAACCTGGCCCGTGTCGTGCGCAACGCACATTGCACGGTGACCGTTGTTCGCGACCAATCCCGCTAA
- the gcvT gene encoding glycine cleavage system aminomethyltransferase GcvT has translation MSDVKRTPLYPLHVELGGKMVDFAGWEMPVQYPMGIMGEHKQCREKAALFDVSHMGQVILRGENVGEKLEALCPQAYATLKEGKARYGFFTNADGGIMDDLIVSNAGDHYFVVVNAALRHQDIPHMQANLDGVEVTEIFDRALVAVQGPKAEDVVGELCPAARDLKFMETTVADINGVECRISRLGYTGEDGYEISIPEDKAIEISKAFLAHEDCEPAGLGARDSLRLEAGLCLYGNDIDQSTSPIEASLGWAIQKRRKEEGGFPGADRVQKELAEGAARKLVGIKPEGRAPARQGVEVQCLEGNTIGQITSGSFGPTVGGPVAMGYVSKGHGAPGEKVNLIIRGKAQPAEIVALPFVTQNYKR, from the coding sequence ATGTCCGATGTAAAACGCACCCCGCTATACCCCTTACACGTTGAGTTGGGTGGTAAGATGGTTGATTTTGCGGGTTGGGAGATGCCTGTCCAGTATCCGATGGGGATTATGGGAGAGCATAAGCAGTGTCGTGAGAAGGCGGCGTTGTTTGATGTATCTCACATGGGTCAGGTGATTTTGCGCGGTGAGAATGTGGGTGAGAAGCTAGAAGCTTTGTGCCCTCAGGCTTATGCGACGCTGAAGGAAGGCAAGGCGCGGTACGGGTTCTTTACGAACGCCGATGGCGGGATCATGGATGACCTGATCGTGTCGAATGCGGGCGATCATTACTTTGTGGTGGTGAACGCGGCGCTGCGGCATCAGGACATTCCGCATATGCAGGCCAATCTGGACGGCGTCGAAGTGACCGAGATCTTCGACCGCGCGCTGGTGGCGGTGCAGGGTCCCAAGGCCGAGGATGTGGTGGGGGAACTTTGCCCCGCTGCCCGCGATCTGAAGTTCATGGAAACCACCGTGGCCGATATCAACGGCGTTGAATGCCGCATCTCGCGTCTGGGCTATACCGGCGAGGATGGCTACGAGATCTCGATCCCCGAGGACAAGGCGATCGAGATCAGCAAGGCGTTCCTGGCCCATGAAGATTGCGAACCGGCGGGTCTGGGCGCGCGCGACAGCCTGCGGCTCGAGGCGGGGCTGTGCCTCTATGGCAATGACATTGATCAGAGCACCTCGCCCATCGAAGCATCCTTGGGCTGGGCCATTCAGAAACGCCGCAAGGAAGAAGGCGGCTTTCCGGGCGCGGATCGCGTGCAAAAGGAACTGGCCGAGGGCGCAGCCCGCAAGCTGGTGGGCATCAAGCCCGAAGGTCGCGCACCGGCGCGTCAGGGCGTCGAGGTGCAATGCCTTGAGGGCAACACGATTGGTCAGATCACCTCGGGCAGCTTTGGCCCCACGGTGGGTGGCCCGGTTGCGATGGGTTATGTGAGCAAAGGCCATGGCGCGCCCGGTGAGAAGGTGAACCTGATCATCCGGGGCAAGGCGCAACCGGCCGAGATCGTGGCGCTGCCCTTCGTCACACAGAATTACAAGCGTTGA
- the gcvH gene encoding glycine cleavage system protein GcvH, translating to MATYYSEEHEWLTVEGDTATLGITKHAAEQLGEVVFVEQQEVGDEFEKDGEIGVIESVKAASELYAPVDGEIVEVNEALADNPGALNDDPEGEAWIYKVKIADASQLEDLMDEAGYKAFIG from the coding sequence ATGGCAACCTATTATTCCGAAGAACATGAATGGCTGACCGTTGAGGGCGACACCGCCACGCTGGGCATCACCAAACACGCGGCTGAACAGCTGGGTGAGGTGGTGTTTGTCGAGCAGCAGGAAGTGGGCGACGAGTTCGAGAAAGACGGCGAGATCGGCGTGATCGAATCCGTCAAGGCGGCCTCGGAACTTTACGCTCCGGTCGATGGTGAGATCGTCGAAGTGAACGAAGCGCTGGCCGACAACCCCGGCGCGCTGAACGACGACCCCGAGGGCGAAGCCTGGATCTACAAGGTCAAGATTGCGGACGCGTCGCAGCTTGAAGACCTGATGGACGAGGCCGGATACAAAGCCTTCATCGGGTGA
- the gcvP gene encoding aminomethyl-transferring glycine dehydrogenase translates to MAFKLTDYEAYDFANRRHIGPSPTEMRDMLKVIGFKTLDELIDATVPPAIRQKEPLDWGPAMTERDALFHMKEVASKNKVLTSLIGQGYYGTTTPAPILRNILENPAWYTAYTPYQPEISQGRLEALLNFQTMVSDLTGLDVANASLLDEATAAAEAMAMAKRGGRSKANNAAFFVDKNCHPQTIAVIKTRAEPLGIDVQVGDPDGLDAGAVFGAIFQYPGTHGHVRDFTSEIAALHEHKAIAIVAADILSLALLKSPGEMGADIAIGSTQRFGVPMGYGGPHAAYMATTDKLKRSMPGRIIGVSIDSRGNKAYRLSLQTREQHIRREKANSNVCTAQALLAVIASMYAVYHGPDGIKAIAQSVHRKTSRLAAGLEEAGFAVEPEVFFDTITVEVGHLQKTVMEAAVARGVNLRKVGETKVGISLDEQTRPETIEAVWGAFGIDRTDDSSNKQYRLPDYALRESEYLTHPIFHKNRAEAEITRYMRRLADRDLALDRAMIPLGSCTMKLNATIEMIPVTWPEFGNLHPFCPEDQAQGYHEMIADLNDKLCQITGYDAISQQPNSGAQGEYAGLLTIRNYHFARGEGQRNVCLIPTSAHGTNPASAQMVGWQVVPVLADENGNIDVADFRAKAEKHSDNLAACMITYPSTHGVFETTVQEVCQITHDHGGQVYIDGANMNAMVGLSRPGDIGGDVSHLNLHKTFCIPHGGGGPGMGPIGVKAHLEEHLPGHPEYGTAVGPVSAAPFGSPSILPVSWAYVLLMGGAGLTQATKVAILNANYIAARLKDAYPILYTSETGRVAHECILDTRPLDEAAHVTVDDVAKRLVDSGFHAPTMSWPVAGTLMVEPTESEPMAELDRFCDAMLSIRAEAQDIIDGKIDAENNPLKNAPHTVRDLVGDWDRPYTREQACFPPGSMGVDKYWSPVNRVDNAYGDRNLVCTCPPMEEYLDAAE, encoded by the coding sequence ATGGCCTTCAAACTGACCGACTACGAAGCCTATGACTTCGCCAATCGCCGCCACATTGGCCCAAGCCCAACCGAGATGCGCGACATGCTCAAGGTGATCGGCTTCAAGACGCTGGACGAACTGATCGACGCCACCGTCCCGCCCGCGATCCGGCAGAAAGAGCCGCTGGACTGGGGTCCGGCGATGACGGAACGTGATGCTCTGTTCCACATGAAAGAGGTGGCGAGCAAGAACAAGGTTCTGACCTCGCTGATCGGTCAGGGCTATTACGGCACCACCACACCCGCGCCGATCCTGCGCAACATTCTGGAAAACCCGGCCTGGTACACCGCCTACACGCCGTACCAGCCCGAGATCAGCCAGGGTCGTCTTGAGGCGCTGTTGAACTTCCAGACCATGGTCTCTGACCTGACCGGGCTGGACGTGGCCAACGCCTCCTTGCTGGACGAAGCCACAGCGGCTGCCGAAGCCATGGCCATGGCCAAGCGTGGCGGGCGGTCCAAGGCCAACAACGCGGCCTTCTTTGTCGACAAGAATTGCCACCCGCAGACCATCGCGGTCATTAAGACGCGCGCCGAGCCTCTGGGCATCGACGTGCAGGTGGGTGATCCCGACGGCCTGGATGCGGGCGCGGTCTTTGGTGCGATCTTCCAATACCCGGGCACCCATGGTCACGTGCGCGACTTCACATCGGAAATCGCCGCGCTGCACGAACATAAAGCCATTGCCATCGTCGCCGCCGACATCCTGTCGCTGGCGCTGCTGAAGTCCCCGGGTGAGATGGGCGCGGACATCGCCATCGGCTCGACCCAGCGCTTTGGCGTTCCGATGGGTTATGGCGGCCCGCACGCCGCCTATATGGCAACCACCGACAAGCTGAAGCGCTCGATGCCGGGCCGGATCATCGGTGTCAGCATCGACAGCCGTGGCAACAAGGCCTATCGCCTGTCGCTGCAAACCCGCGAGCAGCATATCCGCCGTGAGAAGGCGAACTCGAACGTCTGCACCGCGCAGGCGCTGCTGGCGGTCATTGCCTCGATGTATGCCGTGTACCATGGCCCCGACGGCATCAAGGCCATCGCGCAATCGGTGCACCGCAAGACCTCGCGCCTGGCCGCTGGTCTGGAAGAGGCGGGCTTTGCCGTTGAGCCGGAGGTGTTCTTCGACACCATCACGGTTGAGGTTGGCCACCTGCAGAAGACCGTCATGGAGGCTGCCGTGGCGCGCGGTGTCAACCTGCGCAAGGTTGGCGAGACCAAGGTCGGCATCAGCCTGGACGAACAGACCCGCCCCGAGACCATCGAGGCCGTCTGGGGTGCCTTTGGCATCGACCGCACCGATGACAGCTCGAACAAGCAGTACCGCCTGCCGGACTATGCGCTGCGGGAAAGCGAATACCTGACCCACCCGATCTTCCACAAGAACCGGGCCGAGGCCGAGATCACGCGTTATATGCGCCGTCTGGCCGACCGCGATCTGGCGCTGGACCGGGCGATGATCCCGCTGGGCTCGTGCACCATGAAGCTGAACGCCACGATCGAGATGATCCCGGTCACCTGGCCCGAGTTTGGCAATCTGCACCCGTTCTGCCCCGAAGATCAGGCGCAGGGCTATCACGAGATGATCGCCGATCTGAACGACAAGCTGTGCCAGATCACCGGCTATGACGCGATCTCCCAGCAGCCCAACTCGGGCGCGCAGGGCGAATATGCGGGCCTTCTGACCATCCGCAACTACCACTTCGCGCGCGGCGAAGGGCAGCGCAATGTCTGCCTGATCCCAACCTCGGCGCATGGCACCAACCCGGCTTCGGCCCAGATGGTGGGCTGGCAGGTTGTGCCGGTTCTGGCGGATGAGAACGGCAATATCGATGTGGCCGACTTCCGCGCCAAGGCGGAAAAGCATTCGGACAACCTGGCCGCCTGCATGATCACCTACCCGTCGACCCATGGCGTGTTCGAGACCACCGTGCAGGAGGTCTGCCAGATCACCCATGATCACGGCGGTCAGGTCTATATCGACGGCGCCAACATGAACGCCATGGTGGGTCTGTCGCGTCCGGGGGATATTGGCGGTGACGTCAGCCACCTGAACCTGCACAAAACCTTCTGCATTCCGCATGGCGGTGGCGGCCCCGGCATGGGTCCGATCGGCGTCAAGGCGCACCTGGAAGAGCACCTGCCGGGCCACCCGGAATACGGCACCGCCGTGGGTCCGGTCTCGGCAGCGCCCTTCGGCTCGCCCTCGATCCTGCCGGTCAGCTGGGCTTATGTGCTGCTGATGGGCGGCGCGGGTCTGACGCAGGCGACCAAAGTGGCGATCCTGAACGCCAACTACATCGCTGCGCGCCTGAAGGACGCCTATCCGATCCTCTACACCTCGGAAACGGGGCGTGTGGCGCATGAATGCATCCTCGACACCCGTCCGCTGGACGAAGCGGCGCATGTCACCGTCGACGATGTGGCCAAGCGTCTGGTCGATTCAGGCTTCCACGCGCCGACCATGAGCTGGCCGGTGGCGGGCACCCTGATGGTGGAACCCACGGAATCGGAACCCATGGCCGAACTGGATCGTTTCTGCGATGCCATGCTGTCCATCCGGGCGGAAGCGCAGGACATCATCGACGGCAAGATCGACGCGGAGAACAACCCGCTGAAAAACGCCCCCCACACGGTGCGCGATCTGGTCGGCGACTGGGACCGCCCCTACACCCGTGAACAGGCCTGCTTCCCTCCGGGCTCCATGGGCGTCGACAAATACTGGTCCCCCGTCAACCGCGTCGACAACGCATATGGCGACAGAAACCTCGTCTGCACATGCCCCCCAATGGAAGAATATCTCGACGCAGCCGAGTAA